A stretch of DNA from Bacillus alveayuensis:
AAAAAAATCTCTCAACATTTATCATCAATCATACTTGATGTGAGAGAGTGTGAAGATTTAGAAAGATTAAGAGGTTTGGAAGGACAGGCTGCAACAAGTTACAATAAATTGTTTAATCAAATGATCTTACAGCAAAAAGAGGATTTTTATTTCCACTCCCGTTCGAGAAGGCCGCCATTAGATAATGTGAATGCAATGCTTTCATTTGCCTATACGCTATTAGCGAATGATATGGCAGCCGCACTGGAGAGTGTTGGTCTCGATGCTTATGTAGGTTTTTTGCATCGAGATCGTCCAGGAAGAGTATCTTTAGCTTTAGATGTAATGGAAGAGTTACGGGGCGTCTATGCAGATAAGTTTGTCTTGTCATTGATTAATAAAAAAGTCGTAAACAAAGAAGATTTTATAAAAAAAGAAAATGGAGCTGTAATTATGACAGATGAAGCTAGGAAGAAATTTTTATCTGCCTGGCAAAATAGAAAACAAGAAAAGATAACTCACCCATATTTAGGAGAAAAAATAACATGGGGATTAGTACCACATGCACAAGCGTTACTATTGGCTCGTTATTTACGTGATGATTTAGATGAGTATCCACCATTTTTATGGAAGTAGGTGCAAAATTTTGTTAGTTTTAATAACTTATGATGTAAGCACTGTGAGTATTGCAGGACAAAAAAGGCTTAGGAAAGTTTCAAAAGTGTGCCAAAATTATGGACAACGAGTACAAAATTCAGTCTTTGAATGCATTGTAGATTCTGCTCAATTTACAGCATTAAAATTCGAACTTGAGAGTATTATTGATAAAAATCAAGATAGTCTCAGATTCTATCAATTAGGCAATAATTATAAGACTAAGGTAGAACATATAGGAGTGAAAGAATCGATTAATATTGAAGATCCATTAATTTTTTAGTGC
This window harbors:
- a CDS encoding CRISPR-associated protein Cas1 (product_source=KO:K15342; cath_funfam=1.10.10.10; cog=COG1518; ko=KO:K15342; pfam=PF01867; tigrfam=TIGR03640) → MKKLLNTLFITQPDVYLSLDGDNIVLLREQEKLGRLPLHNLESIVSFGYTGASPALMGYCAERNISLVFLTNNGRFLARVIGKSKGNVILRKKQYRVSEDEVKSAKIARNFIIGKIFNNKWIIERMTRDHPLRVDVDYFKKISQHLSSIILDVRECEDLERLRGLEGQAATSYNKLFNQMILQQKEDFYFHSRSRRPPLDNVNAMLSFAYTLLANDMAAALESVGLDAYVGFLHRDRPGRVSLALDVMEELRGVYADKFVLSLINKKVVNKEDFIKKENGAVIMTDEARKKFLSAWQNRKQEKITHPYLGEKITWGLVPHAQALLLARYLRDDLDEYPPFLWK
- a CDS encoding CRISPR-associated protein Cas2 (product_source=KO:K09951; cath_funfam=3.30.70.240; cog=COG1343; ko=KO:K09951; pfam=PF09827; superfamily=143430; tigrfam=TIGR01573) — protein: MLVLITYDVSTVSIAGQKRLRKVSKVCQNYGQRVQNSVFECIVDSAQFTALKFELESIIDKNQDSLRFYQLGNNYKTKVEHIGVKESINIEDPLIF